Proteins encoded within one genomic window of Egicoccus sp. AB-alg2:
- a CDS encoding prolyl oligopeptidase family protein: MPTPTPPDSRRDDLVEDLHGHRVADPYRWLEDAGADGVAAWIAAQNEATFAHLAQLPARAVFRERLAALWDHPRRGAPWRRGETWFQIRNDGLQDQDVLWCAAGVGGEVPPVEGWRVLVDPNGWTADGTASLSAVSVSDDGTRLAFARSDAGSDWLTWRVVDTATGQVHDDVVPWAKFATAAWLPDGKGFLYGAFTPPAEGGEHAAANRDQQLRLHRLGTDAAEDVLVHQRPDQPEWMFHPTTSHDGRWLVLTVSHGTRPETRVHVAAIEDGAVGDVIPVLDRGDAAYEVLGVLDDRLLLSTDLDAPLGRVVAVDLAPYRGRPGPQPPRLVEVVAEGAERLQGVTLVGGASDADVAWLVCHRLRHATSRLAVHDARDGAHLHDLDLPGVGSVMEVAGGRTRTSLDLTFETFDAPARVLHHDLTAAVLTSAPEPVGTAPTVHDVPIVTEQVQVLHDGVAVPLFLVHRGDVAPTGAVPTVLWGYGGFDIPVGPMHRPGWRAWVETGGLLAVACLRGGGEYGRAWHDDGRLRNKQHVFDDALACAAWLTGRRRDEVAAVALTEDTDPAGVWTAPSHLGIEGRSNGGLLVGACLTQEPEAFGSAVPEVGVLDLTRFHRFTIGWAWISDYGDPDDPDDLEVLLRYSPYHNVEPGMGGPWGRPGRAYPATLITTGDTDDRVVPLHSYKFAAALQHAQGGEAPVLLRIDTSAGHGAGKPVGKLLDERADVLAFHAHHLGLAPG, encoded by the coding sequence GTGCCGACGCCGACGCCGCCCGACAGCCGCCGTGACGACCTCGTCGAGGACCTCCACGGCCACCGGGTCGCCGACCCCTACCGCTGGCTGGAGGACGCGGGCGCCGACGGCGTCGCCGCCTGGATCGCCGCGCAGAACGAGGCCACGTTCGCGCACCTGGCGCAACTGCCGGCCCGGGCGGTGTTCCGCGAGCGGCTCGCCGCCCTGTGGGACCATCCCCGTCGCGGCGCGCCGTGGCGACGTGGTGAGACCTGGTTCCAGATCCGCAACGACGGCCTGCAGGACCAGGACGTGCTGTGGTGCGCTGCAGGTGTCGGCGGCGAGGTACCACCGGTCGAGGGCTGGCGGGTACTGGTCGACCCCAACGGGTGGACCGCCGACGGGACCGCCTCGCTGTCGGCGGTGTCCGTCAGCGACGACGGCACGCGGTTGGCGTTCGCGCGCTCGGACGCCGGATCCGACTGGCTGACCTGGCGGGTCGTTGACACCGCCACCGGCCAGGTCCACGACGACGTGGTGCCGTGGGCCAAGTTCGCCACCGCGGCGTGGTTGCCCGACGGCAAGGGGTTCCTGTACGGCGCCTTCACGCCACCCGCGGAGGGCGGTGAGCACGCCGCCGCCAACCGTGACCAGCAGTTGCGCCTGCACCGCCTCGGGACCGACGCGGCCGAGGACGTGCTCGTCCACCAGCGGCCCGACCAGCCCGAGTGGATGTTCCACCCGACGACCTCGCACGACGGCCGCTGGCTCGTGCTGACCGTCAGTCACGGCACCCGCCCGGAGACGCGCGTCCACGTCGCCGCGATCGAGGACGGCGCCGTCGGTGACGTCATCCCGGTGCTCGACCGGGGCGACGCGGCCTACGAGGTGCTCGGCGTCCTCGACGACCGGCTGCTGCTGTCAACGGACCTCGACGCGCCGCTCGGACGGGTGGTCGCCGTCGACCTGGCGCCCTACCGCGGCAGGCCCGGGCCGCAGCCGCCGCGGCTGGTCGAGGTGGTGGCCGAGGGCGCCGAGCGCCTGCAGGGCGTCACGCTGGTCGGCGGCGCGAGCGACGCCGACGTCGCCTGGCTCGTCTGTCACCGGCTGCGCCACGCGACCTCCCGCCTGGCGGTCCACGACGCCCGCGACGGCGCGCACCTGCACGACCTCGACCTGCCGGGCGTCGGGTCGGTGATGGAGGTCGCCGGCGGGCGCACGCGGACCAGCCTCGACCTCACCTTCGAGACCTTCGACGCCCCCGCCCGCGTACTGCACCACGACCTCACGGCCGCGGTGCTCACCTCCGCGCCGGAGCCCGTCGGGACGGCGCCGACCGTCCACGACGTCCCGATCGTCACCGAGCAGGTGCAGGTCCTGCACGACGGCGTCGCCGTGCCGCTGTTCCTCGTCCACCGTGGCGACGTGGCGCCGACCGGCGCGGTGCCGACCGTGCTGTGGGGCTACGGCGGGTTCGACATCCCGGTCGGCCCGATGCACCGGCCCGGCTGGCGGGCGTGGGTGGAGACGGGCGGGCTGCTCGCCGTGGCCTGCCTGCGCGGTGGCGGCGAGTACGGCCGCGCCTGGCACGACGACGGGCGGCTGCGCAACAAGCAGCACGTGTTCGACGACGCGCTGGCCTGCGCCGCCTGGCTGACCGGCCGTCGACGCGACGAGGTGGCCGCCGTCGCCCTGACCGAGGACACCGACCCGGCCGGGGTGTGGACCGCGCCTTCGCACCTCGGCATCGAGGGGCGTTCCAACGGGGGGCTGCTGGTCGGTGCCTGCCTGACCCAGGAGCCGGAGGCGTTCGGCAGCGCCGTGCCGGAGGTGGGCGTGCTGGACCTGACCCGCTTCCACCGCTTCACGATCGGCTGGGCCTGGATCTCCGACTACGGCGACCCCGACGACCCCGACGACCTCGAGGTGCTGCTGCGCTACTCGCCGTACCACAACGTCGAGCCCGGCATGGGTGGGCCCTGGGGCAGGCCCGGCCGCGCCTACCCGGCGACCCTGATCACGACCGGCGACACCGACGACCGCGTGGTGCCGCTGCACTCCTACAAGTTCGCCGCCGCTCTGCAGCACGCGCAAGGCGGCGAGGCACCGGTCCTGCTCCGGATCGACACCTCCGCCGGGCACGGGGCGGGCAAGCCGGTCGGCAAGCTGCTGGACGAGCGCGCCGACGTGCTCGCCTTCCACGCCCACCACCTCGGCCTCGCCCCCGGCTGA
- a CDS encoding DUF5318 family protein: protein MRKGRIDYRMQRRSVLRDVASGLRSREDVCDAHPDLLRAGTHIGSPVSDACPVCDEDEVRHVHYVFDGRTPKSQGGRAVRREHLASQQERYGDLTVYTVEVCLACHWHHLVESYLLLARDPDADSATSG from the coding sequence GTGCGCAAGGGCCGGATCGACTACCGCATGCAACGCCGGTCGGTGCTGCGTGACGTCGCGTCAGGACTGCGTTCGCGCGAGGACGTCTGCGACGCGCATCCCGACCTGCTCCGCGCCGGTACCCACATCGGGTCGCCGGTGTCCGACGCCTGCCCGGTGTGCGACGAGGACGAGGTCCGCCACGTCCACTACGTGTTCGACGGCCGGACGCCGAAGTCGCAGGGCGGTCGGGCCGTGCGGCGTGAGCACCTCGCCAGCCAGCAGGAGCGCTACGGCGATCTGACCGTCTACACGGTCGAGGTGTGCCTGGCCTGTCACTGGCACCACCTCGTCGAGTCGTACCTGCTGTTGGCACGCGATCCCGACGCGGACTCCGCGACGTCCGGCTGA
- the sodN gene encoding superoxide dismutase, Ni translates to MLTTLLHALNPFRDLQAVDAHCDLMCGVYNPAQARIEAESVHEIAKKYQDSDDDTFRQRCVIIKEERADLVKHHLWVLWTDYFKPNHLEEYPQLHQLFWEATKAAGDAKKTMDPQAGADLLGKIDEIADIFWKTKGGKPDWMTS, encoded by the coding sequence ATGCTGACGACGCTGCTCCATGCTCTGAACCCCTTCCGCGACCTGCAGGCCGTGGACGCCCACTGCGACCTGATGTGTGGCGTGTACAACCCGGCCCAGGCCCGCATCGAGGCCGAGTCGGTGCACGAGATCGCCAAGAAGTACCAGGACTCCGACGACGACACCTTCCGGCAGCGCTGCGTGATCATCAAGGAGGAGCGCGCCGACCTGGTCAAGCACCACCTGTGGGTGCTGTGGACCGACTACTTCAAGCCCAACCACCTCGAGGAGTACCCGCAGCTGCACCAGCTGTTCTGGGAGGCCACGAAGGCCGCGGGCGACGCGAAGAAGACGATGGACCCGCAGGCGGGCGCCGACCTGCTGGGCAAGATCGACGAGATCGCCGACATCTTCTGGAAGACCAAGGGCGGCAAGCCCGACTGGATGACCAGCTGA
- a CDS encoding CCA tRNA nucleotidyltransferase, translating to MSDALTPDQAAQLGRLVDVHPEARDLGERFAAAGHELHLVGGTVRDTLLAGGDADALAEVDLDFATSARPEETERIVRPWASAVWLTGAEFGTVSCQREEPGRPARKIEITTYRSDAYTPGSRHPEVRFGDTIEADLARRDLTVNAMAVRVPDFAFVDPHGGLGDLQRRILRTPIEPATSFGDDPLRMVRLARFAAVLDAEAAPEAVDAATKMADELATVSAERIRDELVKLMTGIRPRAGIELLVRTGLARHVLPELELLESCQDPMHRHKDVYAHTLAVVENAMASEADGPDFVLRFAALLHDIGKPDTKQLHRDGTVTFHHHDVVGARMTRQRMRELRFDKDTIRAVSELVRMHLRFHTYKMGWTDAAVRRYVRDAGELLERLNALTRADVTTGNQRKAARIQRHVDELEARIVELRDQEELDALRPPIDGNQIMQHLGIRPGPIVGEAWNFLLEQRLDRGPMSEDEAYAVLDEWWATRQADGRHGAPDRRDGDTAGGDGGADGRDGDTDAG from the coding sequence TTGTCCGACGCCCTCACGCCCGACCAGGCCGCCCAGCTGGGCCGGCTCGTCGACGTGCATCCCGAGGCCCGCGATCTGGGCGAGCGCTTCGCCGCCGCGGGCCACGAGCTGCACCTGGTCGGCGGCACCGTGCGCGACACGCTGCTCGCCGGCGGCGACGCCGACGCGCTGGCCGAGGTGGACCTCGACTTCGCCACCTCCGCGCGGCCGGAGGAGACGGAGCGGATCGTGCGCCCGTGGGCCAGCGCGGTGTGGCTGACCGGCGCGGAGTTCGGCACCGTGTCCTGCCAGCGCGAGGAGCCGGGCAGGCCCGCCCGCAAGATCGAGATCACGACCTACCGCAGCGACGCCTACACGCCCGGGTCACGGCATCCGGAGGTCCGGTTCGGCGACACGATCGAGGCCGACCTCGCTCGCCGCGACCTCACCGTGAACGCGATGGCGGTCCGGGTGCCCGACTTCGCGTTCGTCGATCCTCACGGTGGCCTCGGCGACCTGCAGCGGCGGATCCTGCGCACCCCGATCGAGCCCGCCACCTCGTTCGGGGACGACCCCTTGCGGATGGTGCGCCTGGCCCGGTTCGCCGCCGTCCTGGACGCCGAGGCCGCGCCCGAGGCCGTCGACGCGGCCACGAAGATGGCCGACGAGCTCGCGACCGTGTCGGCCGAGCGCATCCGCGACGAGCTCGTGAAGCTGATGACCGGGATCCGGCCCCGGGCCGGCATCGAGCTGCTGGTGCGCACGGGCCTGGCCCGCCACGTGCTGCCGGAGCTCGAGCTGCTGGAATCGTGCCAGGACCCGATGCACCGCCACAAGGACGTCTACGCCCACACGCTGGCCGTCGTGGAGAACGCGATGGCGTCGGAGGCCGACGGTCCCGACTTCGTGCTGCGGTTCGCGGCGTTGCTGCACGACATCGGCAAGCCCGACACGAAGCAGCTGCATCGCGACGGCACCGTGACCTTCCACCACCACGACGTCGTCGGGGCCCGCATGACGCGCCAGCGGATGCGCGAGCTGCGGTTCGACAAGGACACCATCCGGGCCGTCAGCGAACTCGTGCGCATGCACCTGCGCTTCCACACCTACAAGATGGGGTGGACCGACGCGGCCGTGCGCCGGTACGTCCGCGACGCCGGCGAGCTGCTCGAGCGGCTGAACGCGCTGACCCGCGCGGACGTCACCACCGGCAACCAGCGCAAGGCCGCACGGATCCAGCGCCACGTCGACGAGCTCGAGGCCCGCATCGTCGAGCTGCGCGACCAGGAGGAGCTCGACGCGCTTCGGCCGCCGATCGACGGCAACCAGATCATGCAGCACCTCGGGATCCGGCCCGGCCCGATCGTCGGCGAGGCGTGGAACTTCCTGCTCGAGCAGCGCCTCGACCGCGGCCCGATGTCCGAGGACGAGGCCTACGCGGTGCTCGACGAGTGGTGGGCCACGCGCCAGGCCGACGGCCGCCACGGCGCACCGGACCGCCGCGACGGCGACACGGCCGGTGGGGACGGCGGCGCCGACGGTCGGGACGGCGACACGGACGCCGGGTGA
- a CDS encoding antibiotic biosynthesis monooxygenase — translation MILRIWHGWTTPADADDYERLVDGSIVPAILRRGIPGLLDVEIVRRARSDRGEVEFVTIMRFEDWQAVEAFAGPGGTSSVVPEPARRLLSRFDTHSQHYDLVGTHRAAV, via the coding sequence ATGATCCTTCGCATCTGGCACGGCTGGACGACCCCGGCGGATGCCGACGACTACGAGCGACTCGTCGACGGCTCGATCGTGCCGGCCATCCTGCGGCGCGGCATCCCCGGCCTCCTCGACGTCGAGATCGTGCGGCGGGCCCGATCCGACCGCGGCGAGGTCGAGTTCGTCACGATCATGCGGTTCGAGGACTGGCAGGCGGTCGAGGCGTTCGCCGGCCCCGGCGGGACGTCGTCCGTGGTCCCGGAGCCGGCTCGCCGGCTCCTGTCCCGCTTCGACACCCACTCGCAGCACTACGACCTCGTCGGCACGCACCGGGCCGCCGTCTAG
- a CDS encoding class I SAM-dependent methyltransferase: MSAPADDVLPPSWRAHDDTPADVPAVPGVDEPAFYVPIGDFQGRDYRRNAFAAGTAEEASTLRALLDLRAGTRVLDVGCGDARHLRALAADPGIEGVGIDVSPGLVDAARTAAVEAGVGVDVRVGDARTLAADLGAEAGSFDVAWSLCQGGLGTSPTSDPAVLRGLTAAVRPGGTVALTCFHALFAARHLVPGDAFDPVHLVHHQRSEVRGPDHARRTFDLWTASYTVRDVQRLLADAGLSMASVRGVAPGAYGRRRPGEVGLDDPELLVVARRP, from the coding sequence GTGAGCGCGCCGGCCGACGACGTCCTGCCGCCGTCGTGGCGCGCTCACGACGACACCCCGGCCGACGTCCCGGCCGTGCCCGGGGTCGACGAGCCGGCCTTCTATGTGCCCATCGGCGACTTCCAGGGCCGCGACTACCGCCGCAACGCCTTCGCGGCCGGCACCGCGGAGGAGGCGTCGACCCTGCGTGCGCTGCTCGACCTGCGGGCCGGCACGCGCGTGCTGGACGTCGGCTGCGGCGACGCGCGCCACCTGCGGGCCCTCGCGGCCGATCCCGGCATCGAGGGTGTCGGCATCGACGTCTCGCCCGGGCTCGTGGACGCCGCCCGGACCGCCGCCGTGGAAGCCGGCGTGGGTGTCGATGTCCGGGTCGGCGACGCGCGCACCCTGGCCGCGGACCTCGGTGCGGAGGCCGGCAGCTTCGACGTGGCGTGGTCGCTGTGCCAGGGGGGCCTGGGCACCTCGCCGACCTCCGATCCGGCGGTGCTGCGTGGTCTGACGGCCGCGGTCCGCCCGGGCGGCACGGTGGCGCTCACCTGCTTCCACGCGCTGTTCGCGGCGCGCCACCTCGTGCCGGGCGACGCCTTCGACCCCGTGCACCTCGTCCACCACCAGCGCAGCGAGGTGCGGGGCCCCGACCACGCCCGCCGCACCTTCGATCTGTGGACCGCCAGCTACACGGTCCGGGACGTGCAGCGGTTGCTGGCCGACGCCGGCCTGTCGATGGCGTCGGTCCGCGGGGTGGCGCCCGGCGCGTACGGCCGGCGGCGTCCGGGCGAGGTCGGCCTCGACGACCCGGAACTGCTGGTGGTGGCGCGTCGTCCCTGA
- the sodX gene encoding nickel-type superoxide dismutase maturation protease, whose translation MRRSRNNSGRWRLSVRAGALGVAYLAALAVNRSLVVVRGPSMLPSLWPGDRVVTVPAFGRVDPGDVVVVRDPAEPGHLVVKRVHTVDEHGVDVRGDHPAASTDSRVWGPLPRRAIRRRVLRRWPDLRTPMRR comes from the coding sequence TTGCGACGGAGTCGCAACAACTCCGGACGGTGGCGCCTGAGCGTGCGCGCCGGCGCGTTGGGGGTGGCCTACCTCGCGGCGCTCGCCGTCAACCGCTCGCTGGTCGTCGTCCGGGGGCCCTCCATGCTGCCCTCGCTGTGGCCCGGCGACCGCGTGGTGACCGTGCCCGCCTTCGGCCGGGTCGACCCGGGCGACGTGGTGGTGGTCCGCGACCCGGCCGAGCCAGGCCACCTCGTGGTCAAGCGGGTCCACACCGTCGACGAACACGGGGTCGACGTCCGCGGCGATCACCCGGCCGCCTCCACCGACAGCCGCGTGTGGGGGCCGCTGCCCCGGCGGGCGATCCGCCGTCGCGTCCTGCGGCGCTGGCCCGACCTCCGCACGCCGATGCGCCGCTGA
- a CDS encoding MarR family winged helix-turn-helix transcriptional regulator: MTNRVEAYRRLVADVYELAGISRETSETLASEVGQTAARWHVMSAISEQALPVPAIARRLGLARQSVQRVIDDLAASGLVTTRPNPEHRRSPLFSLSEEGQAVTEELFRRSEASRAELLRRARVSTDDLEGARRVLRALVAAFES, translated from the coding sequence GTGACGAATCGGGTCGAGGCCTACCGGCGCCTGGTCGCTGATGTCTACGAACTCGCCGGGATCTCCCGCGAGACCAGCGAGACGCTCGCCAGCGAGGTCGGTCAGACCGCGGCCCGTTGGCACGTCATGAGCGCCATCAGCGAACAGGCCCTGCCCGTGCCGGCCATCGCCCGGCGCCTCGGGCTCGCACGCCAGAGCGTGCAGCGCGTGATCGACGACCTCGCCGCGTCGGGGCTGGTGACGACGCGGCCGAACCCCGAACACCGGCGCTCACCGCTGTTCTCGCTCTCCGAGGAGGGCCAGGCGGTCACCGAGGAGCTCTTCCGCCGCTCCGAGGCCTCACGCGCCGAACTGCTCCGCCGTGCGCGCGTCAGCACGGACGACCTGGAGGGCGCCCGTCGGGTGCTGCGCGCACTCGTCGCCGCGTTCGAGTCCTGA